The region TGACGAAGTGCTTGAACTGCTGGGTGTTGAAAACAACCCATTGCTGCAGGTTGCAAAAGAGCTGGAACGAACAGCGCTGAATGACCCGTATTTTGTCGAGAAGAAACTGTTCCCGAATGTGGATTTCTATTCTGGCATCATCCTCGAGGCGATGGGTTTCCCAACTTCGATGTTCACACCAATCTTTGCGCTGTCGCGTACCGTTGGTTGGATTTCCCAGTGGAAAGAAATGATCAGCGATCCTGGCATGAAGATCGGCCGTCCACGTCAGCTGTACACCGGCGCAACCCTGCGGGATTACGTCGATATCGAAAATCGATAAACGGTTCTCGAAACAAATCAGAAAAAGCCACCAAAATTCTTGGTGGCTTTTTTTTTGCCCACGCTAATGTGTAAGTATCTATATTTGTGGTCTATTTTTTTGAGTATTAAAAATGTCGCTATTCCTTTTTCTACTTTTGCCCGCTGTCGCGCTTTCGGCGATTTCATTTGGATCAAACGACACGGATGATCAGGAACCGACTGACGAAGACGGCGATCTGCTTGTTGGAGACGACGAAGATGACCTGCTTGCAGGCGGCGGTGCCGACGACACTTTGTACGGAAATGACGGTAACGATACGCTAAATGGCAATGCCGGCGATGATACTCTGCGCGGTGGTGAAGGCTCAGATATTCTTGATGCCGGGGCTGGCGACGACTTTTTGCGGGGGGGGGCATGGAAATGATGTCCTGATCGGCAGTGGCGGCCAAGATACAATGATTGGCGATGCGGGCAATGATGTATTTATAGGCACAACACTTGATCAAAACGTCGCAACAGATGACCTTGCGGGTGCAGGAATTCTTGATGTTCTCACACAGGCTTTCTCCACTACAGAGGAACTCGCCACAGATATAAGCGGTGCGGATTCCATGCTTGGTGGCGCAGGAGATGATTTCTTCTTAACCGGTGCAGGCGACACCGTGATTGGCGGTCAAGGCCAGGATTGGTTTGTTGCACATGCTGGCCAAGATAGCCCCACGGTAATACATGATTTCAATCCCTCAGATACTTTGGTGATTACATTTGACGGAGGAAATGGCCTTCCAAGCCCCGGAATATATTATGATAGCGATGAAAACCCCTATATAGCCGCTGACGGAAACACTGTTTTCAGGTTTACCAGTGAGAGCAACGGGCTTTCATACGACAATATTCTTTTTTATGACCGTTCTGACCCAGAGTCAGGATTGCAACGTTTCGAGCACATAAGCCCTTTTGTTGGCGGAAGCGGGGACGATACGATTTCAGCAGCGGCCGGAAATCGAATTTCTGGTGGAGATGGCGACGATCAACTTCAGCTTACTGAAAGGACCTTCTATGATATTTATGTTGGCTCAGGAGATCCAGCAGTGCTTTTTGGAGGCGGTTCCTTAGATGGAAATGCAGGCGACGATACGCTTTCGATCGAAATCGATCGTTTCCAAGATACAAATGGCCGTGCCTTCACAAATTCGACTCAATTTACCGGCGGCGATGGAAACGACACGTTCAGATTGGCTTTTGAGTATGACAATCTTGGTGAATACTTATTCAATAGAGACGATCAAATAATTGAAATCACCGACTACAACCCTGACGAAGATACAATTGTATTAGAAACCAATAGAGATATGGGAGAAATCTCGATTGCTGTTCAGGAAAATGGGGACGCCTTAATCCTAATCGGCGAAACACAAGCTATACTGGTTGTTGGCGGAGGGGAAACGCTAACTATAGACGACATTCAGTTTATTGACACGTCAGAGGAGAGCAGCACCTAGCACTGCTCTTTCGCTCTGGCGTGTTTTTTTAGGCCTACCGTCCTTCGTAATTGGCTGGGCGTTTTTCTAGGAAAGCCACAACGCCTTCTTGGAAATCGCGGGTTTTGCCGCAGGCCCCTTGCAACTTGGCCTCGTGCGCCAATTGTTCATCAAAAGAATTGCCCCAACTGTTGCGCAGGGCCTCTTTGATACGACTGTAGGCTGCGGTGGGGCCATTGGCCAAATGTGCGGCGCGGGCTTTCCAGTGGGCGTCAAAGGCATCGTCTGCCACATGTTCCCAGATCATACCCCAATCGTCGGCTTGCTTGGCGCTGATCTTATCTGCAAATAGCGCCGCACCCATGGCCTTTGCCATGCCCATTTGGCGAGGTAAATTGTAAGTGCCGCCTGCGTCGGGCATCAGTCCAATACGCGCGAAGGCCTGTACAAAGAAGGCGCTTTCGCTGGCAATCACCACATCCGCAGACAGGGCAAGGTTAGCCCCTGCCCCCGCCGCAGCGCCGTTGACAGCTGCAATAACCGGATAAGGGCAATCCAGAATGGCGCGGATCATTGGCGTGTATTCGTCGCGCAGGGTTCGCTCGAGATCAAGCGTTGCCGCGTTGCCGCTGTCGCCAAGGTCTTGGCCTGAACAAAAGGCCTTTCCTGCGCCGGTCAAAACCACAACACGCAAGCCGCTGTTGTGCCCGTGCAACGACACCTCACGCAGCGCATGGGTGATCTCTGCCCGCATCTGGGCGTTCAGCGCGTTCATTTTTTCAGGGCGGTTCAGTGTAATGGTCGCGACGCCGTTTGCGGTGTCAAATTGTATTGCTTGATATTCCATCAGAGCCTCGTATCGGGGTTTGGATGAAAGATAGGTGTTCCTGTGCAAGTGTGAAGGGCAACCCTGCGTCAATCTTTAAGGATTTCCTTCAGGCGTGCTTTTTCTTGCTCTGTCAGCCCTTTGTCAGCAGATTTGGAGACCCGCGCGCGCCGTCTAAGGTACATGCCCCCGACGCCAAGCGCCAACAGCAACATGCCCGGCCCTGCGGCCCATAGTACAAGATTGCTGCCGCCGGTCTGGGGTTTGAGCAGAACATATTCGCCATACCGGGCGACGATGAAATCCATGACTTGTGCATCGCTGTCCCCGCCCACCAAACGTTCGCGCACCAACAGGCGCAGATCACGGGCGATATCAGCGTTGCTGTCATCAATGCTTTCGTTGCGGCAGACCAGACACCGCAGCTCTTTTGAGAGCTCACGCGCACGTGCTTCGAGCTGGGGGTCTGAAAGCACTTCGTCGGGTTGAACCGCCCAAACCGGCGCTGCCAGCATTAGAAATATCAAAACCAGACGTTTCATTCTGCGGGCACTCCCTGGGCTTTGTTCTTTTTGGCACCCGCTGCGACTCGGAACCTGCGATCAGCCAAGCTGAAACAGCCGCCCAGAGCCATCAACAACGTTCCAAGCCAGATCCAATTGGTCAGAGGTTTGATATAGGTGCGCATGGTAAAGCCGCCATCATCTTGCGCGTCACCAATCACCACATAGACATCGCGCCAAACCCGGTA is a window of Cognatishimia sp. WU-CL00825 DNA encoding:
- a CDS encoding enoyl-CoA hydratase-related protein, with the protein product MEYQAIQFDTANGVATITLNRPEKMNALNAQMRAEITHALREVSLHGHNSGLRVVVLTGAGKAFCSGQDLGDSGNAATLDLERTLRDEYTPMIRAILDCPYPVIAAVNGAAAGAGANLALSADVVIASESAFFVQAFARIGLMPDAGGTYNLPRQMGMAKAMGAALFADKISAKQADDWGMIWEHVADDAFDAHWKARAAHLANGPTAAYSRIKEALRNSWGNSFDEQLAHEAKLQGACGKTRDFQEGVVAFLEKRPANYEGR
- a CDS encoding cytochrome c-type biogenesis protein; amino-acid sequence: MKRLVLIFLMLAAPVWAVQPDEVLSDPQLEARARELSKELRCLVCRNESIDDSNADIARDLRLLVRERLVGGDSDAQVMDFIVARYGEYVLLKPQTGGSNLVLWAAGPGMLLLALGVGGMYLRRRARVSKSADKGLTEQEKARLKEILKD